One window of the Roseovarius sp. THAF9 genome contains the following:
- the thiD gene encoding bifunctional hydroxymethylpyrimidine kinase/phosphomethylpyrimidine kinase — MTLETRNTAKGRIANILSVAGSDPSGGAGVQADLKAISANGAYGMAVLTALTAQNTQGVQGVHMVPPDFVADQIRVVAEDVRIDAVKIGMIATAEIARAVADALPDVPVVLDPVMVAKGGASLLAEDAVVALREALVPKAAVITPNVPEAAALLGCDEAVTREAMAEQAEALRALGCGAVLLKGGHLEGESSPDVLADAGGVHWFEGARVATRNTHGTGCTLSAALAARIGRGDPLPEAVAEAKAYVARAIAGAGALDVGSGHGPTHHFAGIWA; from the coding sequence ATGACCCTCGAGACAAGGAACACAGCCAAGGGCCGGATTGCCAACATCCTGTCGGTCGCGGGCTCGGACCCGTCGGGTGGGGCGGGCGTGCAGGCCGATCTCAAGGCGATCTCGGCGAACGGAGCCTACGGCATGGCGGTGCTGACGGCGTTGACGGCGCAGAACACCCAAGGCGTGCAGGGCGTGCACATGGTGCCGCCGGACTTCGTGGCGGATCAGATCCGGGTGGTGGCCGAGGATGTGCGGATCGACGCGGTGAAGATCGGAATGATCGCCACGGCAGAGATCGCGCGGGCGGTGGCGGACGCCTTGCCGGACGTGCCGGTGGTGCTGGACCCGGTGATGGTGGCCAAGGGGGGCGCGTCGCTTTTGGCCGAGGACGCGGTGGTGGCGCTGCGCGAAGCGCTGGTGCCGAAGGCGGCGGTGATCACGCCGAACGTGCCGGAGGCGGCGGCGTTGCTGGGCTGCGACGAGGCGGTGACGCGGGAGGCGATGGCCGAACAGGCGGAGGCGTTGCGGGCGCTGGGCTGTGGCGCGGTGCTGCTGAAAGGCGGGCACCTTGAGGGCGAGAGCAGCCCGGACGTGCTGGCTGATGCGGGTGGCGTGCATTGGTTCGAGGGCGCGCGGGTGGCGACGCGGAACACCCACGGCACGGGATGCACCCTGTCGGCGGCGCTGGCGGCCCGGATCGGGCGGGGAGACCCTTTGCCCGAGGCGGTGGCCGAGGCCAAGGCCTATGTCGCGCGGGCGATTGCCGGGGCCGGAGCGCTGGATGTCGGGTCGGGCCATGGGCCGACGCATCATTTTGCGGGGATATGGGCGTGA
- a CDS encoding antibiotic biosynthesis monooxygenase, whose translation MIAVIFEVMPHPDQKDAYLDMAAKMKPLAEGIDGFISVERFQSLVNPEKLLSLSFWRDEAALDEWRRLEAHRGAQRAGREIMFDDYRLRVVSVIRDYGMFERDEAPDDSKQVHGG comes from the coding sequence ATGATCGCCGTCATCTTCGAGGTCATGCCGCACCCGGATCAAAAAGACGCCTATCTCGACATGGCCGCCAAGATGAAACCGCTTGCGGAAGGCATCGACGGCTTCATCTCGGTGGAACGCTTTCAAAGCCTGGTGAACCCGGAAAAGCTGCTGTCCCTCAGCTTTTGGCGCGACGAGGCCGCTCTGGACGAATGGCGCCGGCTTGAGGCCCACCGCGGCGCCCAGCGCGCAGGCCGCGAGATCATGTTCGACGATTACCGCCTGCGCGTCGTGTCGGTCATCCGCGACTACGGCATGTTCGAGCGCGACGAGGCGCCAGACGACAGCAAGCAAGTCCACGGCGGATGA
- a CDS encoding exo-alpha-sialidase has protein sequence MPSPSVSLLVGTTKGAFILSAGAGRDSWDVTGPHCDGWCINHMAGDPDTGTIWAGGGGAFFGAGVWRSEDRGRSWTLERLTRGQMDDWAAHDPGFAEMIGWTDAPLPFDDAFEQVWSLGFAHGTLYAGTKPATLLKSTDHGRTWAQVDALTAHPSAKDWNPGAAGLVLHTIVFDPGAPEKQWIGISAAGVFATEDGGATWERRNRLSNAEACGAHDHPAAPSGGETGHCVHNIMRAPGDADLLYQQNHHGVWRSSDGGRSWDDITPGLPSTFGFPIRVHPRDPRTIWTLPLNGDMAGRYPPDAACAVWRSRDGGETWEALREGLPQKNCFFTVLRQAMAGDTLDTPGLYFGTNSGSVFASLDEGDSWREIARHMPTILSVEAFAPAD, from the coding sequence ATGCCTTCTCCCAGCGTCAGCCTTCTTGTCGGGACCACCAAGGGTGCCTTTATCCTGTCCGCAGGCGCGGGCCGCGACAGTTGGGACGTGACCGGCCCGCATTGCGACGGTTGGTGCATCAACCACATGGCGGGCGATCCCGACACCGGCACGATCTGGGCCGGGGGTGGCGGTGCGTTTTTCGGGGCAGGCGTGTGGCGGTCAGAGGATCGGGGCCGGTCCTGGACGCTGGAGCGCCTGACGCGCGGGCAGATGGATGACTGGGCGGCGCACGATCCGGGCTTTGCCGAGATGATCGGCTGGACCGACGCGCCGCTGCCGTTCGACGACGCCTTTGAACAGGTCTGGTCGCTGGGGTTCGCGCACGGGACGCTGTATGCCGGGACGAAGCCCGCGACCCTTCTGAAGAGTACCGATCATGGCCGGACATGGGCCCAGGTGGATGCGCTGACCGCGCATCCGTCGGCGAAGGACTGGAACCCCGGGGCGGCGGGACTGGTCCTGCACACGATCGTGTTCGACCCCGGCGCGCCCGAAAAGCAATGGATCGGGATTTCCGCCGCCGGGGTCTTTGCCACCGAGGACGGCGGGGCGACTTGGGAGCGGCGCAACCGGCTGTCCAATGCCGAGGCCTGCGGCGCGCATGACCATCCCGCCGCCCCGAGCGGCGGTGAGACCGGGCATTGCGTGCATAACATCATGCGCGCCCCGGGCGACGCGGACCTGCTCTATCAGCAGAACCATCACGGCGTCTGGCGGTCCTCTGATGGCGGGCGGTCGTGGGACGACATCACGCCGGGTCTGCCGTCGACCTTCGGCTTTCCGATCCGGGTACATCCGCGCGATCCGCGCACGATCTGGACGCTGCCGCTGAATGGCGACATGGCGGGGCGGTATCCGCCCGACGCGGCCTGCGCCGTCTGGCGGTCGCGCGACGGGGGCGAGACGTGGGAGGCGCTGCGCGAGGGGCTGCCGCAAAAGAACTGTTTCTTCACCGTGCTGCGGCAGGCCATGGCGGGGGATACGCTGGATACGCCGGGGCTGTATTTCGGAACCAATTCGGGGTCTGTCTTTGCCAGCCTTGACGAGGGCGACAGCTGGCGCGAGATTGCGCGGCACATGCCCACCATCCTGTCGGTCGAGGCGTTCGCGCCTGCCGACTGA
- a CDS encoding helix-turn-helix transcriptional regulator — translation MKDGPDISRVAALIGDPARANMLTALISGMALTASELAAEAGVTLQTASAHLSKLEAGGLISLRREGRHKYFRLAGDEVAHVLEALMGLAAGTGALRTRPGPRDPEMRKARVCYNHLAGDMGTQMYDALLARGVLWQSGEALELTDAGRGFVTGFGIDLDGLPKSRAPLCRDCLDWSERRSHLAGQLGRAMLSRIEALGWATRVKGTRVVRFSPDGAAAFAEVFGGGLHHR, via the coding sequence ATGAAGGACGGTCCTGATATTTCCCGCGTTGCCGCGCTGATCGGAGATCCGGCGCGGGCCAACATGCTGACCGCGCTGATCAGCGGGATGGCTTTGACCGCGAGCGAGCTGGCGGCGGAGGCGGGGGTGACGTTGCAGACGGCCTCGGCGCATCTGTCGAAGCTCGAGGCGGGCGGGCTGATCTCGCTGCGGCGCGAAGGGCGGCACAAGTATTTCCGGCTGGCCGGTGACGAGGTGGCGCATGTGCTGGAGGCGCTGATGGGGCTGGCCGCGGGGACCGGCGCGTTGCGGACGCGGCCCGGGCCACGAGACCCTGAGATGCGCAAGGCGCGGGTCTGTTACAACCATCTGGCCGGAGACATGGGAACGCAGATGTATGATGCGCTGCTGGCGCGGGGGGTTCTGTGGCAGAGTGGCGAGGCGCTTGAACTGACGGACGCGGGACGAGGTTTCGTGACAGGGTTCGGGATCGACCTGGACGGGTTGCCGAAATCACGGGCGCCGCTGTGCCGCGATTGCCTGGACTGGTCGGAGCGACGCTCGCATCTGGCGGGGCAACTTGGACGGGCGATGTTGAGCCGGATCGAGGCATTGGGCTGGGCCACCCGTGTGAAAGGAACGCGGGTGGTGCGTTTTTCGCCGGACGGCGCGGCGGCGTTTGCGGAGGTGTTTGGCGGGGGCCTGCACCATCGGTGA
- the pncB gene encoding nicotinate phosphoribosyltransferase, with the protein MVDIATRVWNHKWKIDPIVRSLIDTDFYKLLMCQSVFRNRPHTSVTFSLINRSKDIRLAELVDEGELREQLDHIRSLSLSRGESTWMRGNTFYGKRQMFTPEFMDWFEKLRLPPYHLEKRDGQYELTFEGTWPQVMLWEIPALAVLMELRSRAVLHDMARFELQVLYARAMTRLWEKTEVLRDTPGLRIADFGTRRRHSFLWQDWCVQAMTERLGENFVGTSNCLIAKNRDLEAIGTNAHEMPMVYAALAENDAELARAPYEVLSDWHDEHDGNLRIILPDTYGTEGFLDKAPDWLAGWTGIRVDSGDPARGAETAIQWWKDRGEDPTQKLVIFSDGLDEERILALHKQFAGRVRVSFGWGTLLTNDFRGLTPGDALAPFSLVCKAVAANGRPTVKLSDNPRKAMGPEDQIDRYKRVFGVGDQEEMEVVV; encoded by the coding sequence ATGGTCGACATCGCAACCCGTGTCTGGAACCACAAGTGGAAGATCGACCCGATCGTCCGGTCGCTGATCGATACCGATTTCTACAAGCTGCTGATGTGCCAGTCGGTGTTTCGCAACCGTCCGCACACCTCCGTCACCTTCTCGCTGATCAACCGCAGCAAGGATATCCGACTGGCCGAACTGGTGGACGAGGGCGAACTGCGCGAACAGCTGGACCACATCCGCTCGCTGTCGCTGTCGCGCGGCGAGTCGACATGGATGCGGGGCAACACGTTCTATGGCAAGCGGCAGATGTTCACGCCCGAATTCATGGATTGGTTCGAGAAGCTGCGTTTGCCGCCCTACCACCTGGAAAAACGGGACGGGCAGTACGAGCTTACGTTCGAGGGCACCTGGCCGCAGGTCATGCTGTGGGAGATCCCGGCGCTGGCGGTGTTGATGGAACTTCGTTCGCGCGCGGTGCTGCACGACATGGCCCGGTTCGAGCTTCAGGTGCTTTATGCCCGCGCCATGACCCGCCTGTGGGAAAAGACCGAGGTGCTGCGCGACACGCCGGGCCTGCGCATCGCCGATTTCGGCACGCGGCGGCGGCATTCGTTCCTGTGGCAGGACTGGTGCGTGCAGGCGATGACCGAACGGCTGGGCGAGAATTTCGTCGGCACCTCGAACTGCCTGATCGCCAAGAACCGCGACCTGGAGGCGATCGGCACCAACGCTCATGAAATGCCGATGGTCTATGCCGCGCTGGCCGAGAATGACGCGGAGCTGGCCCGGGCGCCTTACGAGGTCCTGTCCGACTGGCACGACGAACACGACGGCAACCTGCGGATCATCCTGCCCGACACATACGGTACCGAAGGGTTTCTGGACAAAGCGCCCGACTGGCTTGCCGGGTGGACGGGCATCCGCGTGGACAGCGGTGACCCCGCCCGCGGCGCCGAGACCGCCATCCAGTGGTGGAAGGACCGTGGCGAGGATCCGACGCAGAAGCTGGTCATCTTTTCCGACGGGCTGGACGAGGAGAGGATCCTCGCGCTGCACAAGCAATTCGCGGGCCGCGTGCGCGTCTCCTTCGGCTGGGGCACGCTGCTGACCAACGACTTCCGCGGCCTTACGCCCGGCGACGCGCTCGCGCCCTTCTCGCTCGTCTGCAAGGCGGTGGCCGCCAACGGCCGCCCCACCGTCAAGCTGTCGGACAACCCCCGCAAGGCCATGGGGCCCGAAGACCAGATCGACCGCTACAAGCGGGTGTTCGGGGTGGGGGACCAGGAGGAGATGGAGGTGGTGGTTTGA
- a CDS encoding PLP-dependent aminotransferase family protein: protein MPQRPAFAKWLDDTNDVTATFLAAGRIPGLVNLGGGLPGTEIWPVEDMTKLATSAVADHADETLAYAPVAGLPKLRDLIAARYSEGDLTLTRDNVLITAGGAQALNLIGTVLLEEGSTVASQTPAYLGALDNWRPRQPVYRPMRLEANDLDPVAAMTGAQFAYTVPNFSNPTGKLVNAATRRRLVDAAHATGTWLIEDDPYGTLYYDDAPMPRMLTLSAEEAGAPYDGPVIYLGTVSKELAPGLRIGWIIAAPEMIEVLKAAKQSADMCTSGLCQQITHDAFATGLADDMLPGILDLYRTRRDALCAAMDEHLPDLFTWERPTGGMFVWATAKDPALDTNRLMEVGLEHGVCISPSSVFDPEGRDHSSIRINFTYNTEDKLATGIERLATATRAALAET from the coding sequence ATGCCCCAGCGCCCCGCCTTTGCCAAATGGCTTGACGACACCAACGACGTGACCGCCACCTTCCTGGCCGCCGGGCGTATTCCCGGGCTGGTCAACCTTGGCGGTGGCCTGCCGGGGACCGAGATCTGGCCGGTCGAGGACATGACGAAGCTGGCGACGTCCGCCGTGGCCGATCATGCGGATGAGACGCTGGCCTATGCCCCTGTCGCGGGCCTGCCCAAGCTGCGCGACCTGATCGCGGCACGGTATTCCGAAGGGGACCTGACGCTGACGCGCGACAACGTGCTGATCACAGCGGGCGGGGCGCAGGCGCTGAACCTCATTGGCACGGTGTTGCTGGAGGAGGGCAGCACCGTTGCGTCGCAGACGCCGGCCTATCTGGGGGCGTTGGACAACTGGCGGCCGCGCCAGCCGGTCTATCGCCCGATGCGGCTGGAGGCGAATGACCTTGACCCGGTGGCGGCGATGACCGGCGCGCAGTTTGCCTATACCGTGCCGAATTTCTCGAACCCGACGGGCAAGCTGGTGAATGCGGCGACGCGTCGGCGGCTGGTGGATGCGGCGCACGCGACCGGCACGTGGCTGATCGAGGATGATCCTTACGGCACGCTTTATTATGACGACGCGCCGATGCCGCGGATGCTGACGCTGTCGGCCGAGGAGGCCGGGGCGCCATATGACGGGCCGGTGATCTATCTTGGCACGGTGTCCAAGGAGCTGGCGCCGGGTTTGCGGATCGGCTGGATCATCGCGGCGCCCGAGATGATCGAAGTGCTGAAAGCCGCCAAGCAGAGCGCCGACATGTGCACCAGCGGCCTGTGCCAGCAGATCACCCATGACGCGTTCGCCACCGGGCTGGCCGATGACATGCTGCCGGGTATCCTCGACCTTTACCGCACGCGGCGCGATGCGCTGTGTGCGGCGATGGACGAACATCTGCCCGACCTGTTCACATGGGAGCGGCCCACGGGGGGCATGTTCGTCTGGGCCACGGCGAAGGACCCCGCGCTGGATACCAACCGGCTGATGGAGGTGGGGCTGGAGCATGGGGTGTGCATCTCGCCGTCGTCGGTGTTCGACCCGGAGGGGCGCGACCACAGTTCGATCCGCATCAACTTTACCTACAATACCGAGGACAAGCTGGCGACCGGCATCGAGCGGCTGGCCACCGCCACCCGCGCCGCGCTTGCGGAGACCTGA
- a CDS encoding NIPSNAP family protein — MLTCIIRYHIDPTKHAQFAHYARNWGTAIPRCGADLIGYFAPHEGSSTLAFGIYNIPSLAEYEAYRACLAADPLGRDNYAFAQSEKFLLREDRTFLKCVSTPQQGDTK; from the coding sequence ATGCTGACCTGCATCATCCGCTACCACATCGATCCCACGAAACACGCCCAGTTCGCTCATTACGCGCGCAACTGGGGCACCGCCATCCCGCGCTGTGGCGCCGACCTCATCGGCTATTTCGCCCCGCACGAAGGCTCCTCTACGCTGGCCTTCGGCATCTACAACATCCCCAGCCTGGCTGAATACGAAGCCTACCGCGCCTGCCTCGCCGCAGATCCATTGGGTCGCGATAATTACGCCTTCGCACAATCCGAGAAGTTCCTCTTGCGCGAGGACCGCACCTTCCTGAAATGTGTCTCGACACCGCAGCAAGGAGACACCAAATGA
- a CDS encoding PLP-dependent aminotransferase family protein produces the protein MAISVESFFLSPEAEGTLQAQIQQMIAQGILSGRFRKGEKLPSSRRMAEHLGVSRITVTLAYTELQANDYLESRDRSGYFVSQNAPEPPAFTPSAAKGDVIDWGRAIGRRYTGGATPEKPRDWSEYPYPFIFGQTDPSLFDHASWRHCALRALGQKEFQALAADAYDQDDPKLIEFIARHTLPRRGILAEPGEILLTMGAQNALWLTAQVLLTQRRTAAVEEPCYHALRDILTQSRCHMAPVPVDRDGLRPQDLPERADVIFTTPSHQAPTNATMPLDRRQDLLARAREMEALIVEDDYEFEISFLRAPLPSLKSLDTDGRVIYVGSFSKSIFPGLRLGYLVGPQAFIREARALRASVLRHPPGHVQRTTAYFLSLGHYDSLIRRIGKAYARRRQVMEAALEDHGLGVEGRGAFGGSSIWMRAAEGVDTEDLARRLQARGVLIEPGRPFFEAARAPRNFYRLAYSSIPSERIADGIGILANELRS, from the coding sequence ATGGCCATATCGGTGGAAAGCTTTTTCCTGTCGCCCGAGGCGGAGGGGACGTTGCAGGCGCAGATCCAGCAGATGATCGCGCAGGGCATCCTGTCGGGGCGGTTCCGCAAGGGCGAGAAGCTGCCCTCTTCGCGCAGGATGGCCGAGCATCTGGGGGTGAGCCGGATCACGGTGACGCTGGCCTATACCGAGTTGCAGGCCAACGACTATCTGGAGAGCCGGGACCGCTCGGGGTATTTCGTGTCGCAGAACGCGCCTGAGCCGCCTGCGTTCACGCCCAGTGCGGCGAAGGGCGACGTGATCGACTGGGGGCGGGCGATCGGGCGGCGGTACACGGGCGGAGCGACGCCGGAAAAGCCGAGGGATTGGTCGGAGTATCCTTATCCATTCATTTTCGGGCAGACCGATCCGAGCCTGTTCGATCACGCGAGCTGGCGCCATTGTGCGCTGCGCGCGCTGGGGCAGAAAGAGTTCCAGGCGCTGGCGGCGGATGCCTATGACCAGGACGATCCGAAGCTGATCGAGTTCATTGCGCGGCACACCCTGCCGCGGCGGGGGATTTTGGCAGAGCCGGGGGAGATCCTGCTGACGATGGGGGCGCAGAATGCGCTTTGGCTGACGGCACAGGTGCTGTTGACACAGCGGCGGACGGCGGCGGTGGAGGAGCCTTGTTACCACGCGCTGCGTGATATCCTGACCCAGTCGCGCTGTCACATGGCGCCGGTGCCGGTGGATCGTGACGGGCTGCGGCCGCAGGATTTGCCGGAGCGGGCGGACGTGATTTTCACCACGCCGAGCCACCAGGCGCCGACCAATGCGACGATGCCGCTGGACCGGCGGCAGGACCTGCTGGCCCGCGCGCGGGAGATGGAGGCGCTGATCGTCGAGGACGATTACGAGTTCGAGATCAGCTTTCTGCGCGCCCCGCTGCCGTCGCTGAAATCGCTCGATACGGATGGGCGGGTGATTTACGTCGGCAGCTTTTCCAAGTCGATCTTTCCGGGGCTGCGGCTGGGGTATCTTGTCGGGCCGCAGGCGTTCATCCGCGAGGCGCGGGCGCTGCGGGCCAGCGTGCTGCGGCATCCGCCGGGGCATGTTCAGCGGACCACGGCCTATTTTCTGAGCCTGGGGCATTACGACAGCCTGATCCGGCGGATCGGCAAGGCTTATGCGCGGCGGCGGCAGGTGATGGAAGCGGCCCTGGAAGATCACGGGCTGGGCGTGGAAGGGCGCGGGGCGTTCGGCGGAAGCTCGATCTGGATGCGGGCGGCGGAGGGGGTGGATACCGAGGATCTTGCGCGCCGGTTGCAAGCCCGGGGCGTTCTGATCGAGCCGGGACGGCCGTTTTTCGAGGCCGCGCGGGCGCCGCGCAACTTCTATCGATTGGCCTATTCCTCGATTCCCTCGGAGCGGATCGCGGACGGGATCGGGATACTGGCAAATGAGCTGAGGTCTTAA
- a CDS encoding CaiB/BaiF CoA-transferase family protein, whose protein sequence is MLTGIRIIEFEGLGPAPFAAMMLADLGAEVTAVQRPGSANPTMGEHNMLDRGKRAVVLDLKDPGDMAAAKALVNEADALIEGLRPGVMERLGLGPEAFAESNPTLVYGRMTGWGQDGPRAHLAGHDYNYIATAGALYYASTPGDVPLTPPTIVGDIGGGALYLVAGILSGLLNAQRTGQGTVVDAAITDGSAHMMALFMAMAGGGNLSQTRGESLLDAPPWGRTYVCADGRYLSVQCLEPQFYALFLDLLGLDDDPLFGAQYDRAQWPEQTARLAALFAAQPVGHWAALFEGSDACVAPVLSPWEAAEDPHIAARAIWHAGEGGLQPAPAPRFDGQPLAPNPVPARGQDTEAVLDGLRARGLI, encoded by the coding sequence ATGCTCACCGGCATCCGCATCATCGAGTTCGAGGGCCTTGGTCCCGCGCCTTTTGCGGCCATGATGCTGGCCGATCTGGGTGCGGAGGTGACGGCTGTCCAGCGCCCCGGTTCTGCCAATCCCACGATGGGCGAGCACAACATGCTCGACCGGGGCAAGCGGGCCGTGGTGCTGGACCTCAAGGACCCCGGCGACATGGCGGCGGCGAAGGCGCTGGTGAATGAAGCCGATGCGCTGATCGAAGGGTTGCGGCCCGGGGTGATGGAGCGGCTTGGACTGGGGCCGGAAGCGTTTGCGGAGAGTAACCCGACACTTGTGTATGGACGGATGACGGGCTGGGGGCAGGACGGGCCGCGGGCGCATCTGGCGGGGCATGATTATAATTACATCGCCACGGCGGGGGCGCTTTACTATGCTTCGACCCCGGGCGATGTGCCACTGACGCCGCCGACGATCGTGGGAGATATCGGGGGCGGGGCGCTGTACCTTGTGGCCGGTATTCTGAGCGGTCTGCTGAACGCGCAGCGAACAGGACAGGGCACGGTGGTGGATGCTGCGATCACCGACGGGTCGGCGCATATGATGGCGCTGTTCATGGCGATGGCGGGCGGTGGGAACCTGTCGCAGACGCGCGGTGAGAGCCTGCTGGATGCGCCGCCCTGGGGGCGGACATACGTTTGTGCCGACGGGCGGTACCTGTCGGTGCAATGCCTTGAGCCGCAGTTCTATGCGCTATTTCTGGATCTTCTTGGGCTGGATGACGATCCACTCTTCGGGGCGCAGTACGATCGGGCACAGTGGCCGGAGCAGACGGCGCGGCTGGCGGCGTTGTTTGCGGCGCAGCCGGTTGGTCATTGGGCCGCACTGTTCGAGGGGTCGGACGCCTGTGTCGCGCCTGTGCTGAGCCCGTGGGAGGCGGCGGAGGATCCGCATATCGCCGCGCGCGCGATCTGGCACGCGGGCGAGGGCGGGTTGCAACCGGCTCCGGCGCCGCGGTTTGATGGGCAGCCGCTGGCGCCGAACCCGGTACCGGCGCGGGGGCAGGATACCGAAGCCGTGCTGGACGGTCTGCGGGCGCGCGGGCTGATCTGA